In the Longimicrobiales bacterium genome, one interval contains:
- a CDS encoding DEAD/DEAH box helicase, translating into MEVTHFNQLNLSDDRLAAIEALGWSLPTPIQAQAIPAGLAGTDVVGIAQTGTGKTGAFMIPALERVTAGGGLQVLALCPTRELAQQVCDDSISLSKGTNIRTEAIFGGVPYPPQIKALEEGYEIIVATPGRFIDHMQSRRVDLSNMRYLVLDEADRMLDMGFRPQIEDVLRGAPGKRQTMLFSATMPNGVHDLALRLTKDAVWIEATPPGTTADGIEEFFYSVKPEKKPDLLRSLISGPEWEQVLIFTRTKAGADVLDAMLQREGIKTDVMHSNRAMKQRTRALERFATGKVRVLVATDVAQRGLDVEGISHVVNYDVPLDPEDYVHRIGRTGRAGATGTAVTFVTAGDLGALKSLEHRLDRVVERIHLPEFDYAGTPQTESRAAARRAGKSRTPGGMGTKSASDLSPEELAELLNPGS; encoded by the coding sequence GTGGAAGTCACTCATTTCAACCAGTTGAACCTGTCCGATGATCGCCTCGCAGCGATCGAAGCCCTCGGATGGAGTCTCCCCACGCCAATTCAAGCCCAAGCGATCCCCGCGGGCCTGGCTGGTACGGACGTCGTGGGCATTGCCCAGACCGGAACCGGCAAGACCGGAGCTTTCATGATCCCCGCGCTCGAGAGGGTGACCGCGGGTGGTGGGCTCCAGGTTCTCGCCCTGTGTCCGACGCGTGAACTCGCACAGCAGGTGTGTGACGATTCCATCTCGCTGTCCAAGGGCACGAACATTCGGACCGAGGCCATCTTCGGAGGCGTACCCTACCCACCGCAGATCAAAGCGCTCGAGGAAGGATACGAAATCATCGTCGCCACGCCCGGGCGCTTCATTGACCACATGCAGTCGAGACGCGTGGACCTGAGCAACATGCGGTACCTGGTGTTGGACGAGGCGGACCGTATGCTCGACATGGGCTTCCGGCCACAGATTGAGGACGTTCTGAGAGGAGCACCGGGTAAGCGCCAGACCATGCTCTTCAGTGCAACGATGCCGAATGGCGTGCACGACCTCGCGCTGCGGCTCACCAAGGACGCGGTCTGGATCGAAGCCACGCCTCCAGGGACGACTGCGGACGGCATCGAGGAGTTCTTCTACTCGGTCAAGCCTGAGAAGAAGCCGGACCTCCTGCGATCGCTGATCAGCGGACCGGAGTGGGAGCAGGTCCTGATCTTCACCCGGACGAAGGCCGGTGCCGATGTACTCGACGCCATGCTGCAGCGTGAGGGCATCAAGACGGATGTGATGCACTCCAATCGCGCCATGAAACAACGGACGCGCGCGCTCGAGCGGTTTGCGACCGGAAAGGTCCGTGTCTTGGTTGCGACCGACGTCGCACAGCGTGGCCTGGACGTCGAGGGCATCAGCCACGTCGTGAACTATGACGTTCCTCTCGACCCGGAGGACTATGTCCACCGGATTGGTCGAACCGGCCGAGCCGGCGCCACCGGCACCGCGGTGACGTTTGTGACTGCGGGTGACTTAGGTGCCCTCAAGAGCCTCGAGCACCGGCTCGACCGAGTGGTGGAGCGTATTCACCTTCCGGAATTCGACTACGCGGGGACTCCGCAGACGGAGTCGCGCGCCGCTGCTCGGCGAGCGGGCAAATCCCGCACTCCCGGTGGCATGGGTACCAAGTCTGCCTCTGATCTGAGCCCGGAAGAATTGGCCGAGCTTCTCAATCCCGGATCCTGA
- a CDS encoding low molecular weight phosphotyrosine protein phosphatase, producing MSGKLAASTGADGLRSINILTQSPMAATSPAPALTSVLFVCLGNICRSPLAEGVFRHLVEEAGLSDQFEIDSAGTGSWHVGERPDARSILVAEQHGVGLDSRGRQVRSADFADFDYIIAMDRDNLHTLERMRDGEGSHALIQLLRSYEDKPDSDEVPDPYYGGASGFENVYKMVRRSCKGLLHRLRAE from the coding sequence GTGAGCGGCAAGTTGGCCGCCTCTACTGGGGCAGACGGCCTCAGATCGATCAACATTCTGACCCAGAGTCCGATGGCCGCGACCTCACCCGCGCCCGCTCTTACGTCTGTTCTTTTTGTCTGCCTCGGCAACATCTGCCGCTCCCCTCTCGCCGAGGGCGTCTTCCGCCATCTCGTGGAAGAAGCAGGCCTGTCCGATCAGTTCGAGATCGACAGCGCGGGTACCGGATCCTGGCATGTCGGCGAGCGTCCCGACGCCCGATCGATCCTCGTGGCGGAACAGCATGGGGTCGGCCTCGACTCGCGCGGTCGCCAGGTTCGGTCCGCGGATTTCGCAGACTTCGACTACATCATCGCGATGGATCGAGACAATCTCCACACCTTGGAACGCATGCGTGATGGAGAGGGCTCCCATGCCCTGATCCAGCTTCTACGTTCCTACGAAGACAAGCCTGACAGCGACGAAGTACCCGACCCCTACTACGGCGGCGCGAGTGGCTTCGAGAATGTCTACAAGATGGTAAGGCGTTCATGCAAAGGCCTTCTGCACCGCCTCCGAGCTGAGTGA
- a CDS encoding fructosamine kinase family protein, with translation MNLPKELSASVEDALGISIIGATPVSGGSINDTARVDSSDGRSYFLKSNRSAGPGMFEAEVDGLSALANVSGVRVPQPLAHGVDDKDTAWLLMEYIIPGAATPSYQESLGQGLAAVHRQAASKDFGWNRDNWIGSLPQSNAATATWPDFWRDQRIAPQLDLARQQGLLTETTMDQVLEVIPAALRDITEAGLVHGDLWSGNTYAAQDGTPVLIDPAVYRGHGEVDLAMSELFGGFGQGFYDAYDSVTPISDEYEVFRRDLYQLYFLLVHVNLFGASYVPASLAATRRVVAGLA, from the coding sequence GTGAACCTCCCGAAAGAGCTCTCGGCATCTGTCGAAGACGCCCTCGGTATTTCTATCATCGGGGCCACACCGGTCAGCGGGGGGTCCATCAACGACACGGCCCGCGTCGACAGCTCTGACGGGCGATCTTACTTCCTGAAATCGAACCGAAGCGCCGGTCCTGGGATGTTCGAAGCAGAAGTCGACGGCCTGTCCGCACTAGCGAACGTGTCCGGAGTACGCGTGCCGCAGCCGTTGGCCCACGGGGTCGATGACAAAGACACTGCGTGGCTCCTTATGGAATACATCATTCCAGGAGCCGCGACCCCATCCTACCAAGAGAGCCTCGGCCAAGGCCTCGCCGCGGTGCACCGACAGGCGGCATCCAAAGACTTCGGATGGAACCGGGACAATTGGATCGGGTCTCTGCCCCAATCCAACGCAGCAACAGCAACGTGGCCGGACTTTTGGCGAGATCAGCGAATCGCTCCGCAATTAGACCTCGCTCGCCAGCAAGGGCTGTTGACCGAGACGACCATGGATCAGGTCCTCGAGGTCATTCCAGCGGCCCTCAGGGACATCACCGAGGCAGGGCTCGTACACGGCGACCTGTGGAGCGGCAACACCTACGCTGCACAAGACGGCACTCCAGTGTTGATCGATCCAGCGGTGTACCGTGGGCACGGAGAGGTCGACCTGGCCATGAGCGAACTCTTTGGAGGCTTCGGTCAGGGCTTCTACGACGCGTACGACAGCGTCACCCCCATCTCGGACGAATACGAGGTCTTTAGGCGTGACCTGTACCAGCTCTACTTCCTGCTCGTCCACGTGAACCTGTTCGGCGCCTCCTACGTCCCGGCGTCGCTGGCAGCGACGAGGCGAGTGGTGGCAGGGCTCGCGTAA
- a CDS encoding pyridoxal phosphate-dependent aminotransferase, which produces MLPIDQGIALLPTRFPGYTLNPQILSEADMQYSSNIETLKPSATIAVSTLAKKLAGEGRDVVNLSAGEPDFDTPIFIADAAVQGIRDGRTRYTPPAGLPELKSAIAAHLEARAGRAIDANGVVVTAGVKQALFNAFFTLFGPGDEVLIAAPYWTTYPALVSISRAEPITVFGEEDNDFKITTADLDRVVTDRTRGLVLNTPCNPTGAVYTLDELDAIAQWARDKKIWVVSDEIYRNIYHDPAHEAAPGFLNLPESSVGDFVLVDGASKSYAMTGWRVGFSYCSNDVAKKFTALQSQITSNTTTPSQVAAIEAFSNVEAASESMRSMGEAFRRRRDLVTARMTEFMPDLPFIRPEGAFYLYFRVDSLFDDEIQDATAWCGRLLEEQGVALVPGAAFGDDRWVRMSYAAADEVLEDALGRIAAMVGAPV; this is translated from the coding sequence GTGTTACCAATCGACCAGGGCATTGCCCTGCTTCCGACCCGCTTCCCTGGCTATACTCTGAACCCGCAGATACTCAGTGAGGCAGACATGCAGTACAGCTCAAACATCGAGACGCTCAAGCCATCGGCCACCATTGCCGTCAGCACGCTGGCGAAAAAGCTGGCCGGCGAAGGCCGTGATGTCGTGAATCTGAGTGCCGGTGAGCCGGACTTCGACACGCCCATCTTCATTGCTGATGCCGCCGTACAGGGTATCCGAGACGGCCGGACGCGGTATACGCCACCTGCGGGGCTTCCGGAACTGAAGAGTGCGATCGCGGCGCATTTGGAGGCGCGCGCGGGGCGGGCCATCGATGCGAACGGGGTCGTGGTCACCGCTGGTGTGAAGCAGGCGCTGTTCAACGCGTTCTTCACTCTGTTTGGTCCGGGAGACGAAGTGCTCATCGCGGCCCCGTACTGGACGACGTATCCCGCGCTGGTGTCCATCTCGCGTGCCGAGCCGATTACGGTCTTCGGCGAGGAAGACAACGACTTCAAGATCACCACCGCGGATCTCGACCGAGTGGTGACGGACCGTACGCGCGGGTTGGTTTTGAACACTCCGTGCAACCCGACCGGAGCGGTCTACACTCTCGACGAGCTCGACGCGATCGCGCAGTGGGCTCGCGACAAGAAAATTTGGGTCGTCAGCGACGAGATCTATCGCAACATCTATCACGACCCCGCGCATGAGGCTGCACCGGGTTTCCTGAATTTGCCGGAATCGTCCGTGGGTGATTTCGTGCTCGTAGACGGTGCTTCCAAGAGTTATGCGATGACCGGATGGAGAGTCGGCTTCTCGTATTGCTCCAACGATGTGGCGAAGAAGTTCACTGCCTTGCAGAGCCAGATCACCTCGAACACGACGACGCCGTCACAGGTTGCCGCGATCGAGGCATTCTCGAATGTCGAAGCGGCCTCGGAGTCCATGCGGTCCATGGGTGAGGCGTTCAGGCGCCGTCGGGATCTCGTGACTGCCCGCATGACCGAGTTCATGCCCGATCTGCCTTTCATTCGCCCGGAGGGAGCGTTCTATCTGTACTTCCGTGTGGATTCTCTCTTCGACGACGAGATCCAGGACGCGACCGCGTGGTGCGGCCGTCTGCTCGAAGAGCAGGGAGTGGCGTTGGTACCTGGCGCTGCCTTCGGTGATGACCGCTGGGTGAGGATGAGCTATGCGGCGGCCGACGAAGTCCTAGAAGATGCTCTGGGTCGGATTGCTGCGATGGTTGGCGCGCCGGTCTAG
- a CDS encoding DsbA family protein, translating to MPWSIGNTGDTFAAMIATLPKYYFDAVDPVSFLMDREIRAVEDESGLRVTRVPFELRPAPAELTDPTDPFWASRWSEAQSLTAESLLVPHLVPRSRKAHELFLHAETSGLGRDALEEIFNAFFVKGLDIGRVDVLVGIGRSLGLDHTETKAVLDVDRFEAEAGHLTETADAAGVSIVPCLVTPDTRLEGFHNQAAIGTLLAGR from the coding sequence ATGCCCTGGTCGATTGGTAACACCGGAGACACCTTTGCGGCCATGATCGCCACCTTACCCAAATACTACTTCGATGCCGTCGACCCCGTGTCCTTCCTCATGGACCGCGAGATACGGGCCGTGGAGGACGAGTCCGGCCTTCGCGTGACACGCGTGCCCTTCGAGCTACGCCCCGCCCCGGCAGAGCTCACGGACCCGACAGACCCATTTTGGGCGTCTCGTTGGTCAGAAGCGCAGTCACTCACGGCGGAGTCTCTCCTCGTGCCGCATTTGGTTCCCCGGTCACGGAAGGCGCACGAACTCTTCTTGCACGCGGAAACAAGCGGACTGGGGCGTGACGCGCTTGAGGAGATCTTCAACGCTTTCTTCGTGAAGGGACTCGACATCGGAAGGGTCGACGTTCTCGTGGGAATCGGCCGAAGCTTGGGCCTGGACCACACGGAGACGAAGGCAGTCTTGGACGTGGACCGGTTCGAGGCCGAGGCCGGGCACCTGACAGAAACGGCTGATGCCGCCGGAGTCAGCATCGTCCCGTGCTTGGTAACACCCGACACGCGCCTCGAGGGCTTCCACAACCAGGCTGCCATCGGCACCTTACTAGCCGGCCGGTAA
- a CDS encoding DEAD/DEAH box helicase, producing the protein MNSFEELGLRPELAEALASEGIEIPTPLQEAAVPVLRRGNNLLLAAGPGSGVTITWSAALLDRIEVGEALPQAIVLAPSAERADHLAGTVGRLAASTGHSVAALGSHWVLPEKATLLFGTPADVLAATKDGSIKLDAVKALIIEQMTQMEAFGGVDEVERVLEYLPKECQRVVTALPVTEGVAAFVDTNVKRAMTLPGEDTSSKDGPQRGTLRFRIAPEPREAAVLELVDSLLADNFRHVLVFCRGEDRAADVGDYLTLHGYVAGAPGDPSVPVWLGVDALEAREAVQGVEGVAVLSCDAPTDSDTMDRRHALSETNLVVVLAREIPHLRATARQTGYTVIPSPPAEDASHNAVAQIHSMLREAVQREDTAPYLLALEPLFTEFAPAEIAAAAVALLRKGTGAGAAAAAVPPAPRAPGAQPAWAKLFLGVGERDGVTTGDLLGAITGEANVNGEAVGRIDIKESHTLVEVHDDMAQQVIKSLNGTTISGRAVRADFDRPKRGGGGSRQGPPTR; encoded by the coding sequence GTGAACTCTTTTGAAGAGCTCGGGCTCAGACCTGAGCTAGCCGAGGCGCTTGCCTCGGAAGGGATCGAAATTCCAACGCCGCTGCAGGAAGCAGCCGTGCCCGTGCTTCGACGCGGAAACAACCTCCTACTCGCGGCAGGCCCCGGCAGTGGGGTTACCATCACATGGAGCGCGGCACTGCTCGATCGGATCGAGGTGGGCGAAGCCCTACCGCAGGCCATCGTGTTGGCGCCTTCGGCTGAGAGAGCAGACCATCTGGCTGGAACGGTGGGACGCCTGGCAGCATCGACCGGTCATTCGGTCGCCGCCCTCGGCTCTCATTGGGTGCTTCCGGAGAAAGCGACACTCCTGTTCGGGACACCTGCTGATGTTTTGGCCGCCACAAAGGACGGCTCGATCAAGCTCGACGCGGTCAAGGCTCTGATCATCGAACAAATGACGCAGATGGAGGCGTTCGGAGGAGTCGATGAAGTAGAGCGTGTCCTCGAGTACCTCCCGAAAGAGTGCCAGCGGGTCGTGACCGCGTTGCCGGTGACAGAAGGCGTCGCTGCCTTCGTGGACACCAACGTCAAACGTGCGATGACGCTCCCGGGTGAAGACACCTCTTCGAAGGATGGGCCTCAGCGCGGCACGCTTCGGTTCCGCATCGCACCCGAGCCCAGAGAAGCCGCCGTACTGGAGCTCGTCGATAGCCTCCTAGCGGACAACTTCCGACACGTCCTGGTATTCTGCCGCGGCGAGGACCGGGCAGCCGACGTCGGAGACTACCTCACGCTACACGGGTACGTGGCAGGGGCGCCCGGAGACCCCTCGGTGCCTGTATGGCTCGGTGTGGACGCGCTAGAGGCCAGAGAGGCCGTTCAGGGCGTCGAAGGCGTTGCCGTACTCAGCTGTGACGCACCGACCGATTCCGACACCATGGATCGCCGGCACGCGCTGTCCGAGACGAACCTTGTCGTAGTCCTCGCCCGTGAGATCCCGCACCTCCGCGCCACGGCGCGACAGACCGGCTACACGGTGATTCCGTCGCCGCCGGCAGAAGATGCCTCGCATAACGCTGTGGCGCAGATCCACTCGATGTTGCGCGAAGCGGTCCAAAGGGAAGACACCGCGCCTTACCTTTTGGCCTTGGAACCGCTGTTCACCGAATTCGCGCCAGCCGAGATCGCGGCGGCGGCGGTGGCGTTGTTGCGAAAAGGCACTGGCGCCGGCGCTGCCGCCGCCGCGGTACCTCCGGCACCTCGCGCCCCGGGTGCCCAGCCGGCTTGGGCCAAACTCTTTCTGGGCGTGGGCGAACGGGACGGCGTCACCACAGGAGACCTTTTGGGGGCGATTACCGGCGAAGCCAACGTGAACGGCGAGGCGGTCGGCCGAATCGATATCAAGGAGAGCCACACGCTCGTTGAGGTCCACGACGACATGGCTCAACAGGTCATCAAGTCATTGAACGGCACCACGATTTCAGGACGGGCCGTGAGAGCCGATTTCGATCGGCCCAAGAGAGGCGGCGGCGGATCGCGACAAGGCCCTCCGACCCGCTAG
- a CDS encoding HU family DNA-binding protein: MNKSDLVDELANATGMTKADASRAVDALFAPSGGIISAALKGDRRVQITGFGTFESKHRKARMGRNPRTGEAIQIQATKTPGFRAGKGLKDAIK; encoded by the coding sequence ATGAACAAGTCCGATCTCGTGGACGAACTTGCCAACGCGACTGGCATGACGAAGGCCGATGCATCGCGTGCAGTCGACGCGCTTTTTGCCCCGTCCGGCGGCATTATCTCCGCGGCACTCAAGGGTGATCGCCGTGTGCAGATCACCGGTTTTGGTACGTTTGAGTCCAAGCACCGGAAGGCCCGCATGGGCCGTAATCCTCGCACGGGTGAAGCAATCCAGATCCAAGCTACGAAGACCCCCGGCTTCCGCGCCGGTAAGGGTCTCAAAGACGCGATCAAGTAA
- the infA gene encoding translation initiation factor IF-1, with protein MGKDAIEIEGTVSEVLPNATFRVLLENGHEVLAYLSGKMRQNYIRVLEGDRVKCELSPYDLSRGRVTYRYK; from the coding sequence GTGGGAAAAGATGCGATTGAAATTGAAGGCACGGTCAGCGAAGTGCTCCCGAATGCAACGTTCCGGGTCTTGCTCGAGAATGGCCATGAGGTACTCGCGTACCTATCGGGGAAGATGCGTCAGAACTATATCCGCGTCCTGGAAGGCGACCGTGTGAAGTGCGAGCTGTCTCCATATGACCTCTCGCGTGGCCGAGTGACCTACCGGTACAAATAG
- a CDS encoding DUF5916 domain-containing protein encodes MLLELALSIAVLGPKGPAVDTVTYNGVDAKTEIETPSVERAGIDIDGRLDDSAWESSALLTSFTQFDPVEGAAASQRTEVQVIVDTDAIYFGIKAYDEDPNSIRATLAERDSYTRSDDYIRVILDTFNDSRRAYVFTVNPLGVQHDGIWNEGGGSAGRRGNHGDPIDVNPDFLWESEGNLTEWGYQAEIRIPFKSLRFPELAEQSWGLQIERNIQRNGYKSSWAPLTANVASRLAQNGKLNGLRNLDMGMFMEINPVVTGKRLGTLDDLGVFGHDDSQSDFGLNATYGVTSDLTLDATYNPDFSQVEADAGQISVNERFALFFPEKRPFFLEGTEIFGMAKQLIYTRSVANPVAGAKLSGKVAGLSIGYLGAVDESFDRDAPKTLVNLLRVRKDVGASSTIGAVYTDRSVNSNEYNRVAGADARFQVAGRYTFTAVGATSFTDTPDLAGRETGRMFYAQAERAGRTMKFSAQIEDTDSDFNAGSGFFNRVGDTQIQSRTEYNWFGETGAFLEQFGGWFEAKGYWDHEDFWDGDGMEEGEVQLGWRLSLQDNISFWGTHQRSMFSFAPESYNGLFAQQANGSFSPFQADQSLFENLGSTMVSLWVNKWERVRGNVRYTLSETPIFDRTFGVAVELADSRSTSVTLNLYPVHALVMELGLRQTTLTRKDGVEASSAIIPRIRAQYQLSRALFVRGIFEYSSQERVGLRDPESGMPLFTCTSGDCTERGGFEGYDFHIEGLVSYEPSPGTVFYVGYTRQMEDTGYFRFREVKPQADGLFIKLSYRFRR; translated from the coding sequence ATGCTGTTAGAACTGGCGCTTTCTATAGCTGTTCTGGGTCCGAAGGGACCTGCCGTCGACACCGTCACATACAATGGCGTCGACGCTAAGACCGAAATCGAGACCCCCTCCGTCGAGCGAGCGGGAATCGACATCGACGGTCGTCTGGACGACTCCGCGTGGGAGTCGAGTGCACTGCTCACGTCGTTCACACAGTTCGACCCAGTAGAAGGTGCGGCCGCATCGCAGCGGACTGAGGTCCAGGTCATCGTTGATACCGACGCCATCTACTTCGGAATCAAAGCCTACGACGAGGATCCCAACAGCATCCGGGCGACGCTCGCCGAGCGTGATTCCTACACTCGCTCCGACGACTACATCCGCGTAATCCTCGACACGTTCAACGACTCTCGTCGAGCCTATGTGTTCACGGTGAATCCTCTCGGTGTGCAGCACGACGGGATTTGGAACGAGGGTGGTGGGAGCGCCGGGCGGAGAGGGAACCACGGAGACCCGATCGACGTCAACCCCGACTTTTTGTGGGAGTCGGAAGGCAATCTCACCGAGTGGGGCTATCAGGCTGAGATCCGAATACCGTTCAAGAGCCTGCGTTTCCCCGAGCTCGCTGAGCAGTCTTGGGGCCTCCAGATCGAACGCAACATCCAGCGCAACGGATACAAGAGTTCGTGGGCGCCCCTCACAGCGAATGTTGCGAGCCGCCTGGCTCAGAACGGCAAGCTGAACGGGCTCCGGAATCTGGACATGGGCATGTTCATGGAGATCAATCCGGTCGTGACCGGGAAACGTCTCGGCACTCTGGACGATCTCGGGGTCTTCGGTCACGACGACTCTCAGAGTGACTTCGGGCTCAACGCCACATATGGCGTGACGTCGGATCTCACCCTGGACGCCACGTACAACCCGGACTTCAGTCAGGTCGAAGCAGACGCTGGACAGATCTCGGTCAACGAACGCTTCGCCCTCTTCTTCCCAGAGAAGCGTCCCTTCTTCTTGGAAGGCACCGAGATCTTCGGGATGGCGAAGCAGCTGATCTACACCCGCTCCGTGGCCAACCCCGTTGCGGGTGCCAAACTCAGCGGAAAGGTCGCCGGCCTGAGCATCGGGTACCTGGGCGCTGTGGATGAGTCGTTCGACAGGGACGCTCCGAAGACACTCGTGAACCTGCTTCGCGTCCGTAAAGACGTGGGCGCGTCGTCTACGATCGGTGCGGTGTATACGGACCGATCCGTGAACTCCAACGAATACAACCGAGTCGCTGGAGCCGATGCGCGCTTCCAGGTGGCAGGGCGGTACACGTTCACTGCGGTGGGCGCGACCAGCTTCACGGACACTCCGGACCTCGCAGGGCGTGAGACTGGCCGGATGTTCTACGCCCAGGCGGAGCGGGCCGGCCGTACCATGAAATTCAGTGCCCAGATCGAGGACACGGATTCTGACTTCAACGCCGGCTCGGGTTTCTTCAACCGCGTGGGCGATACCCAAATCCAGTCCCGTACCGAGTACAACTGGTTCGGTGAGACTGGAGCGTTCCTAGAGCAGTTCGGCGGATGGTTCGAGGCGAAGGGCTACTGGGACCACGAAGACTTCTGGGACGGCGACGGGATGGAAGAGGGCGAGGTTCAGCTCGGCTGGAGGTTGTCACTTCAGGACAACATCAGCTTCTGGGGAACTCATCAGCGCTCGATGTTCTCGTTCGCACCGGAGTCCTATAACGGGCTCTTCGCGCAACAGGCGAACGGTTCGTTCTCACCGTTTCAGGCGGACCAGTCTTTGTTCGAGAACCTCGGGTCGACGATGGTGTCGCTCTGGGTGAACAAGTGGGAGCGTGTCCGCGGAAACGTGCGCTACACCTTGTCCGAGACTCCGATCTTCGATCGCACGTTCGGGGTCGCCGTCGAACTCGCGGATTCCCGCTCCACTTCCGTCACGCTCAACCTGTATCCGGTGCACGCGCTGGTCATGGAGCTTGGGCTCCGCCAAACCACGCTGACTCGGAAGGATGGCGTCGAAGCTTCGTCGGCCATCATTCCGAGGATCCGGGCTCAGTACCAGTTGAGCAGAGCACTCTTCGTACGTGGCATCTTCGAGTACTCGAGCCAGGAAAGGGTCGGGCTCCGAGACCCCGAATCGGGCATGCCGTTGTTCACGTGCACGAGCGGTGACTGCACGGAGCGCGGGGGCTTCGAAGGGTACGATTTCCACATCGAAGGGCTCGTGTCCTATGAGCCGTCCCCGGGGACCGTGTTCTACGTGGGGTACACCCGGCAGATGGAAGACACCGGCTATTTCCGGTTCCGCGAGGTCAAGCCTCAGGCGGACGGGCTCTTCATCAAGCTGAGCTATCGCTTCCGGAGGTAA
- the nudC gene encoding NAD(+) diphosphatase gives MSASDWAFAFAGSSMLLVSKADGLRVPTRGEVAGLIGEPAWGVAEAAAGVPRVDGRPCWALDLADDFEPEQGFQLVGLRAAHALVPEKLFRAAGTARQKIDWLRTHRFCSRCGTPATRHHQHEAMACPACGQLHFPRLAPAVIVLVQRGNEVLLGRSPHFTEGVYSTLAGFVEPGETLEEAVHREVEEEVGVKLTNVRYFGSQPHPFPHSLMVGFIADWVEGEIHIAEEEIEDARWFTPDDLPDLPHPMSIARALVEDFVQRASG, from the coding sequence ATGAGCGCCTCTGACTGGGCATTCGCCTTCGCGGGATCCAGCATGCTCCTGGTGTCCAAGGCGGACGGCCTCAGGGTACCGACCCGAGGTGAGGTCGCAGGCCTCATCGGCGAGCCGGCTTGGGGGGTGGCAGAAGCGGCCGCGGGCGTCCCGCGCGTGGATGGCCGCCCTTGCTGGGCGCTGGACCTTGCAGACGATTTCGAACCGGAGCAGGGCTTCCAACTCGTCGGGCTCCGAGCGGCCCATGCGCTCGTACCCGAGAAGCTCTTTCGGGCCGCCGGCACTGCACGGCAGAAGATCGACTGGCTGCGCACCCATCGCTTCTGTTCTCGCTGCGGCACCCCTGCCACGCGCCACCACCAACACGAGGCGATGGCATGCCCCGCATGCGGGCAGCTGCACTTCCCCCGTCTAGCACCGGCCGTGATCGTGCTCGTGCAGCGCGGAAACGAAGTGCTCCTGGGCAGGTCCCCTCACTTTACTGAAGGCGTCTACTCGACCCTGGCCGGTTTCGTCGAGCCCGGCGAGACGCTCGAAGAAGCCGTTCACCGCGAAGTGGAAGAAGAGGTCGGGGTCAAACTGACGAACGTGAGGTATTTCGGGAGTCAGCCGCACCCCTTCCCGCATTCGCTCATGGTGGGGTTCATCGCGGACTGGGTGGAGGGCGAGATCCACATCGCAGAGGAAGAAATCGAAGACGCGAGATGGTTCACGCCAGATGATCTCCCAGACCTGCCGCATCCCATGTCCATCGCGCGAGCACTGGTCGAGGACTTCGTTCAGAGGGCCTCCGGTTAG